One part of the Bradyrhizobium sp. CB1650 genome encodes these proteins:
- a CDS encoding aldolase yields the protein MTGMSNETRLREDICRFGRSLFERGLTPGSSGNISVKLDDGGWLVTPTNASLGFLDPSRLSRLDAQRRLISGDAPTKEVPLHTALYDTRGSARAIVHLHSTHSVALSMLPEIDPRAALPPMTAYYLMKCGATALVPYCRPGDPAVADAIKGLAGKYSSVLLANHGPVVAGDTLEAAVFATEELEETAKLYLLLRGMNPRYLSPEQVTDLVKVFGVTLPEHGHGH from the coding sequence ATGACGGGCATGAGCAACGAAACACGGCTTCGCGAGGACATCTGCCGCTTCGGGCGCTCTTTGTTCGAGCGCGGGCTGACGCCGGGCTCCTCCGGAAATATCAGCGTCAAGCTGGATGACGGCGGCTGGCTGGTGACGCCGACCAATGCCTCGCTCGGCTTCCTCGATCCGTCGCGGCTCTCGCGGCTGGACGCGCAGCGCCGGTTGATCTCCGGCGACGCACCCACCAAGGAAGTTCCGCTGCACACCGCGCTCTATGACACGCGCGGGAGCGCACGCGCGATCGTGCATCTGCATTCGACCCATTCGGTCGCGCTGTCGATGCTGCCCGAGATCGACCCGCGCGCCGCGCTTCCGCCGATGACGGCCTATTATCTAATGAAATGCGGCGCCACTGCGCTCGTGCCCTATTGCCGGCCCGGCGATCCGGCGGTGGCGGACGCGATCAAGGGACTGGCCGGCAAATACTCATCCGTGCTGCTCGCCAATCACGGCCCGGTGGTCGCCGGCGACACGCTGGAGGCGGCGGTATTCGCGACCGAGGAGTTGGAAGAGACGGCCAAGCTGTACCTGCTGTTGCGGGGGATGAATCCGCGCTATCTATCGCCGGAACAGGTGACGGATCTCGTGAAGGTGTTCGGCGTCACGTTGCCGGAGCATGGGCACGGGCATTAA
- a CDS encoding ABC transporter ATP-binding protein: MLSVHEVTTAYQGLVAISAVSIEVEKGEIVCVAGANGAGKSTLLKSIAGAERPRAGTVTFDGKRLDGMAQHHITAAGIAYVPENRRLFPRLSVRDNLRLGSYLHRGEADREGPLDLVFKLFPRLSERLEQRAETLSGGEQQMLAIGRALMTRPRLLMLDEPSQGIMPKLVDEIFQAVKRIRDAGMTVLIVEQRMAECLEIADRAYILQTGRVLMQGPSAEIKGNPDVRKAYLGL; the protein is encoded by the coding sequence ATGCTGTCGGTGCATGAAGTCACGACCGCCTATCAGGGCCTGGTCGCGATCTCCGCCGTCTCGATCGAGGTCGAGAAGGGTGAGATCGTCTGCGTCGCCGGCGCCAATGGCGCGGGCAAGTCGACGCTGCTGAAATCCATCGCCGGCGCCGAGCGTCCACGGGCAGGGACGGTGACCTTCGACGGCAAGCGTCTCGACGGCATGGCTCAGCATCACATTACAGCCGCCGGCATCGCCTACGTGCCGGAGAACCGCCGATTGTTTCCGCGCCTGTCGGTGCGCGATAATCTCCGTCTCGGCAGCTATCTCCACCGCGGCGAAGCCGATCGCGAGGGCCCGCTCGATCTCGTCTTCAAGCTGTTTCCGCGCCTGTCCGAACGTCTTGAGCAGCGTGCCGAGACGCTCTCGGGCGGCGAGCAGCAGATGCTGGCGATCGGCCGCGCGCTAATGACGCGCCCGCGGCTTCTGATGCTGGACGAACCCTCGCAAGGCATCATGCCGAAGCTGGTCGACGAGATCTTCCAGGCCGTTAAACGCATCCGTGACGCCGGCATGACGGTGCTGATTGTAGAGCAGCGCATGGCCGAGTGCCTTGAGATCGCCGACCGCGCCTACATTCTGCAGACCGGCCGCGTGCTGATGCAGGGCCCATCCGCCGAGATCAAGGGCAACCCGGACGTGCGCAAGGCGTATCTGGGGCTGTAG
- a CDS encoding ABC transporter ATP-binding protein, which translates to MTALLQTRGVWQRFGGLVANSDVSISVGRGEIVGLIGPNGAGKSTLFNLIAGVLPPTQGSIWFDGQDVTRMRAAERCQLGVGRTFQVVKSFETMTVVDNVIVGALVRTTVMREARRKAHEVLEFTGLAARADVLASDLVPAEKRRLEVARALATEPKLLLLDEVLTGLTPTEAQTGVALVRKVRDAGITVLMVEHVMEIVMPLVDRAIVLDLGKVLVEGKPADVVRDPKVISAYLGDRHAVGA; encoded by the coding sequence ATGACTGCGCTCCTTCAAACCCGCGGCGTCTGGCAGCGCTTCGGCGGCCTGGTCGCCAACAGCGACGTCTCGATTTCGGTCGGCCGCGGCGAGATCGTCGGCCTGATCGGCCCCAACGGCGCCGGCAAGTCGACGCTGTTCAATCTGATCGCCGGCGTGCTGCCGCCGACCCAAGGCTCGATCTGGTTTGACGGGCAGGACGTGACCCGGATGCGCGCAGCCGAGCGCTGTCAACTCGGAGTGGGGCGCACCTTCCAGGTCGTTAAGAGTTTCGAGACCATGACGGTGGTCGACAACGTCATCGTCGGCGCGCTGGTACGCACCACCGTGATGCGCGAGGCGCGCCGCAAGGCGCATGAGGTGCTCGAATTCACCGGACTTGCCGCGCGCGCCGACGTGCTCGCAAGCGACCTCGTGCCGGCCGAGAAACGCCGCCTCGAAGTCGCGCGTGCGCTCGCGACCGAGCCCAAACTGTTGCTGCTCGACGAAGTCCTCACCGGCCTCACGCCGACCGAGGCGCAGACCGGTGTCGCGCTGGTGCGCAAGGTGCGCGATGCCGGCATCACCGTATTGATGGTGGAGCACGTCATGGAGATCGTGATGCCGCTGGTCGACCGCGCGATCGTGCTCGACCTTGGCAAGGTGCTGGTCGAGGGCAAGCCCGCCGACGTGGTCCGCGATCCCAAGGTGATCAGCGCATATCTGGGAGATCGTCATGCTGTCGGTGCATGA
- a CDS encoding branched-chain amino acid ABC transporter permease has product MDKNFAARRRRDLLIAAVLAVLAALAPLFVKDVYVQNILILTLMYAALSQSWNILSGYCGQISLGHALYFGIGAYATELLFTKFGVLPWFGMLSGGVIAAVIAMALGYPFFRLRGHYFVIATIVIAEIGLLLFQNWDWAGAALGITIPVRSDSWLKFQFMRSKLPYFYFALALCCLAWFVTWWLEDSKWGFWWRAVKDNPDAAESLGVVVFNSKMGAAAVSAFLVAVGGGFYAQYLAYIDPESVMGFQFSLLMALPAVLGGIGTLWGPVLGAAILIPMTELTRSYIGGSGRGVDLIVYGTLIVLISLALPQGLVSLFSRAKARNQVKGAT; this is encoded by the coding sequence ATGGACAAGAATTTTGCCGCGCGGCGCCGCCGCGACCTTCTGATCGCTGCCGTCCTCGCGGTCCTGGCAGCGCTTGCGCCATTGTTCGTGAAGGACGTCTACGTCCAGAACATCCTGATCCTGACGCTGATGTATGCGGCGCTGTCGCAGAGCTGGAACATCCTCTCCGGCTATTGCGGGCAGATCTCGCTCGGCCACGCACTCTATTTCGGCATCGGCGCCTACGCCACCGAGCTCCTCTTCACCAAGTTCGGCGTGCTGCCCTGGTTCGGCATGCTCAGCGGCGGCGTGATTGCGGCGGTTATCGCCATGGCGCTCGGCTATCCCTTCTTCCGCCTGCGCGGGCATTACTTCGTGATCGCGACCATCGTCATCGCAGAAATCGGACTGCTCTTGTTCCAGAACTGGGACTGGGCGGGCGCGGCGCTCGGCATCACCATTCCGGTCCGCAGCGATAGCTGGTTGAAATTCCAGTTCATGCGCAGCAAGCTGCCGTACTTCTATTTTGCGCTGGCGCTCTGCTGTCTCGCCTGGTTTGTCACCTGGTGGCTGGAGGATTCCAAATGGGGCTTCTGGTGGCGCGCGGTGAAGGACAATCCGGACGCCGCTGAAAGCCTCGGCGTCGTCGTGTTCAATTCCAAGATGGGCGCGGCCGCCGTTTCCGCCTTCCTCGTCGCCGTCGGCGGCGGCTTCTATGCGCAGTATCTCGCCTATATCGATCCCGAAAGCGTCATGGGGTTCCAGTTCTCGCTCCTGATGGCGCTCCCGGCCGTGCTCGGCGGCATCGGCACGCTCTGGGGTCCTGTGCTCGGCGCGGCCATCCTGATCCCGATGACGGAGCTGACGCGCTCCTACATCGGTGGCTCCGGGCGCGGCGTCGACCTCATCGTCTACGGCACGTTGATCGTGCTGATCTCACTGGCCCTGCCGCAAGGATTGGTGAGCCTGTTCTCGCGGGCGAAAGCCAGAAACCAGGTCAAGGGAGCCACATGA
- a CDS encoding branched-chain amino acid ABC transporter permease — protein sequence MGLLYGLIAVGLALIFGLMDVVNFAHGEFLMIAMYATFFLFAFFAIDPLLSAPLVAAALFIFGAVVYLLIVRFAMRAKANAGMVQIFSTFGLAIVMRGLAQFFFTPDYRSIPQSWLGGKTVSIAGIFLPEPQLIGALVSIAAFAGLYFFINRTDFGRALEATREDPGAVALVGIDKNRVFALGWGLGAALVGLAGAIMAVFFYIYPDVGASFALIAYVTVALGGFGSVFGAFAGGILVGLVEAVTALVLPPSLKSVGIYAVYLLVVFIRPRGLFGSM from the coding sequence ATGGGCCTGCTCTACGGGCTGATCGCCGTCGGTCTCGCGCTGATCTTCGGGCTGATGGACGTCGTGAATTTCGCCCATGGCGAGTTCCTGATGATCGCCATGTACGCGACGTTCTTCCTGTTCGCGTTCTTCGCCATCGACCCCTTGCTGTCGGCGCCGCTGGTCGCCGCGGCGCTCTTCATATTCGGGGCGGTGGTCTACTTGTTGATCGTGCGCTTTGCCATGCGCGCCAAGGCAAACGCCGGCATGGTGCAGATCTTCTCGACCTTCGGTCTCGCCATCGTGATGCGCGGGCTCGCGCAGTTCTTCTTCACGCCGGACTACCGCAGCATTCCGCAGTCCTGGCTCGGCGGCAAGACGGTGTCGATCGCCGGCATCTTCCTGCCGGAGCCCCAGCTCATCGGCGCGCTGGTCTCGATCGCGGCCTTTGCCGGCCTCTACTTCTTCATCAACCGCACTGATTTCGGCCGCGCATTGGAGGCGACCCGTGAGGATCCCGGCGCCGTGGCGCTCGTCGGCATCGACAAGAACCGCGTGTTCGCGCTGGGCTGGGGCCTGGGCGCCGCGCTGGTCGGTCTCGCCGGCGCGATCATGGCGGTGTTCTTCTACATCTATCCCGACGTCGGCGCGTCCTTTGCGCTGATCGCCTACGTGACCGTCGCACTCGGCGGCTTCGGCAGCGTGTTCGGTGCCTTCGCTGGCGGGATCCTCGTTGGCCTCGTCGAAGCCGTCACGGCACTGGTGCTGCCGCCGTCGCTGAAATCGGTCGGCATCTACGCCGTCTACCTGCTCGTCGTCTTCATCCGGCCGCGCGGCCTGTTCGGGTCGATGTGA